A single region of the Lycium barbarum isolate Lr01 chromosome 2, ASM1917538v2, whole genome shotgun sequence genome encodes:
- the LOC132626617 gene encoding uncharacterized protein LOC132626617 isoform X1, whose translation MKVDMNPSKIQKYEMGSASKIAKHEFIQPGALAAKGRGGKSLRVMGSLRVNAKQRPLIAKNKSCNTATSKLNMLAEKNFNVHPYFEAMEDNFPLYQEAEMTQDAQRSDRSGRGQIIRVTAEKMTPIGKNRSCTPATSNLNKPTKRSILVPPDFDPMEDFLYQDVEVTLDVQRSDTSPFESQKAKKVAAVTRDVQRSPFESQKAKKVAEVTRDVQRSETGPFESQKAKKMAEVTRDGPFESQKAKKVAEVTHDAQTSETSPCESEKTNKVRGMNICKKVLRLKPGEKLRVTFYQNRVVGPNHASFSRHLGLLVRDRNMCPLRVHSWLDIEEHKLEHMWKAVTEKFDSDDMIDHRGHVLQHMRKLWNNGRGSLHKKMKSKSLHEVLKDVLAGVENSDWQWLVKEHFLSDKFKEASTRNSVNRSKVVMPHRTGSKPYREINYEMGGKDGNPPNMAIIFFETHKKDDELVEPETIEKYAEIQELVQSEPSLTNIEVVERCFGPQCKSHAVGFGGGIIAKELKGGTTSKAALLEELKITKKKRNHYKTAWIFWRVNMNGLNVYWFVSVHHLH comes from the exons ATGAAG GTTGACATGAATCCCTCAAAAATCCAGAAGTATGAAATGGGATCAGCTTCAAAGATTGCTAAGCATGAATTCATTCAACCTGGTGCCTTAGCAGCAAAGGGACGGGGAGGGAAAAGCTTAAGAGTAATGGGCTCTTTAAGAGTTAATGCCAAACAGAGGCCTCTAATTGCCAAAAATAAGAGTTGTAATACAGCAACTTCTAAGTTGAATATGCTAGCTGAGAAAAATTTCAATGTGCACCCTTATTTTGAAGCAATGGAAGACAATTTCCCCCTCTATCAAGAAGCTGAAATGACTCAAGACGCTCAGAGAAGTGACAGAAGCGGTCGAGGACAAATCATAAGAGTTACTGCTGAAAAGATGACTCCGATTGGAAAAAATAGAAGTTGTACTCCAGCAACTTCTAATCTAAATAAGCCAACAAAGAGAAGTATCCTTGTGCCTCCTGATTTTGATCCAATGGAAGACTTCCTTTATCAAGATGTTGAAGTGACTCTAGATGTTCAGAGAAGTGATACta GTCCATTTGAATCTCAAAAGGCAAAAAAAGTGGCTGCAGTGACTCGAGATGTTCAGAGAA GTCCATTTGAATCTCAAAAGGCAAAAAAAGTGGCTGAAGTGACTCGAGATGTTCAAAGAAGCGAAACtg GTCCATTTGAATCTCAAAAGGCAAAAAAGATGGCTGAAGTTACTCGAGATG GTCCATTTGAATCTCAAAAGGCAAAAAAAGTTGCTGAAGTGACTCACGATGCTCAGACTAGTGAAACTA GTCCATGTGAATCTGAAAAGACAAATAAAGTGAGAGGAATGAACATTTGTAAGAAAGTTTTGCGACTGAAACCTGGAGAAAAGTTAAGAGTCACTTTCTACCAAAATCGAGTTGTTGGGCCGAATCACGCCTCATTTTCTAGACACTTGGGTTTGCTAGTTCGTGATCGTAATATGTGCCCGCTGCGAGTACACTCATGGTTGGACATCGAAGAACATAAGCTTGAGCACATGTGGAAAGCTGTTACT GAAAAATTTGACAGTGACGACATGATTGATCATAGAGGTCATGTTCTGCAACATATGAGGAAACTTTGGAATAATGGGAGAGGATCATTGCACAAGAAAATGAAATCGAAGTCATTGCATGAGGTTCTAAAAGATGTGCTGGCAGGAGTAGAAAATAGTGATTGGCAATGGTTGGTCAAGGAGCATTTCTTATCTGATAAATTTAAG GAAGCAAGTACAAGAAACTCAGTCAATAGGTCTAAGGTGGTTATGCCTCATCGTACAGGTAGCAAACCTTATAGAGAGATTAATTACGAAATG GGAGGCAAAGATGGTAATCCACCAAACATGGCAATTATTTTCTTTGAGACTCATAAGAAGGACGATGAGCTTGTCGAACCTGAAACCATCGAAAAATAT GCTGAAATCCAAGAGCTGGTACAATCTGAACCGTCTCTTACTAATATTGAGGTAGTGGAAAGGTGCTTTGGACCTCAATGCAAAAGTCATGCAGTTGGATTTGGGGGTGGGATAATCGCTAAGGAGTTGAAAGGTGGTACCACCTCAAAGGCTGCATTGTTGGAAGAGCTTAAAAtaactaaaaagaaaaggaatcacTACAAAACCGCATGGATATTCTGGAGAGTAAATATGAACGGCTTGAACGTATATTGGTTCGTCAGCGTTCATCACCTCCACTAG
- the LOC132626617 gene encoding uncharacterized protein LOC132626617 isoform X2, giving the protein MNPSKIQKYEMGSASKIAKHEFIQPGALAAKGRGGKSLRVMGSLRVNAKQRPLIAKNKSCNTATSKLNMLAEKNFNVHPYFEAMEDNFPLYQEAEMTQDAQRSDRSGRGQIIRVTAEKMTPIGKNRSCTPATSNLNKPTKRSILVPPDFDPMEDFLYQDVEVTLDVQRSDTSPFESQKAKKVAAVTRDVQRSPFESQKAKKVAEVTRDVQRSETGPFESQKAKKMAEVTRDGPFESQKAKKVAEVTHDAQTSETSPCESEKTNKVRGMNICKKVLRLKPGEKLRVTFYQNRVVGPNHASFSRHLGLLVRDRNMCPLRVHSWLDIEEHKLEHMWKAVTEKFDSDDMIDHRGHVLQHMRKLWNNGRGSLHKKMKSKSLHEVLKDVLAGVENSDWQWLVKEHFLSDKFKEASTRNSVNRSKVVMPHRTGSKPYREINYEMGGKDGNPPNMAIIFFETHKKDDELVEPETIEKYAEIQELVQSEPSLTNIEVVERCFGPQCKSHAVGFGGGIIAKELKGGTTSKAALLEELKITKKKRNHYKTAWIFWRVNMNGLNVYWFVSVHHLH; this is encoded by the exons ATGAATCCCTCAAAAATCCAGAAGTATGAAATGGGATCAGCTTCAAAGATTGCTAAGCATGAATTCATTCAACCTGGTGCCTTAGCAGCAAAGGGACGGGGAGGGAAAAGCTTAAGAGTAATGGGCTCTTTAAGAGTTAATGCCAAACAGAGGCCTCTAATTGCCAAAAATAAGAGTTGTAATACAGCAACTTCTAAGTTGAATATGCTAGCTGAGAAAAATTTCAATGTGCACCCTTATTTTGAAGCAATGGAAGACAATTTCCCCCTCTATCAAGAAGCTGAAATGACTCAAGACGCTCAGAGAAGTGACAGAAGCGGTCGAGGACAAATCATAAGAGTTACTGCTGAAAAGATGACTCCGATTGGAAAAAATAGAAGTTGTACTCCAGCAACTTCTAATCTAAATAAGCCAACAAAGAGAAGTATCCTTGTGCCTCCTGATTTTGATCCAATGGAAGACTTCCTTTATCAAGATGTTGAAGTGACTCTAGATGTTCAGAGAAGTGATACta GTCCATTTGAATCTCAAAAGGCAAAAAAAGTGGCTGCAGTGACTCGAGATGTTCAGAGAA GTCCATTTGAATCTCAAAAGGCAAAAAAAGTGGCTGAAGTGACTCGAGATGTTCAAAGAAGCGAAACtg GTCCATTTGAATCTCAAAAGGCAAAAAAGATGGCTGAAGTTACTCGAGATG GTCCATTTGAATCTCAAAAGGCAAAAAAAGTTGCTGAAGTGACTCACGATGCTCAGACTAGTGAAACTA GTCCATGTGAATCTGAAAAGACAAATAAAGTGAGAGGAATGAACATTTGTAAGAAAGTTTTGCGACTGAAACCTGGAGAAAAGTTAAGAGTCACTTTCTACCAAAATCGAGTTGTTGGGCCGAATCACGCCTCATTTTCTAGACACTTGGGTTTGCTAGTTCGTGATCGTAATATGTGCCCGCTGCGAGTACACTCATGGTTGGACATCGAAGAACATAAGCTTGAGCACATGTGGAAAGCTGTTACT GAAAAATTTGACAGTGACGACATGATTGATCATAGAGGTCATGTTCTGCAACATATGAGGAAACTTTGGAATAATGGGAGAGGATCATTGCACAAGAAAATGAAATCGAAGTCATTGCATGAGGTTCTAAAAGATGTGCTGGCAGGAGTAGAAAATAGTGATTGGCAATGGTTGGTCAAGGAGCATTTCTTATCTGATAAATTTAAG GAAGCAAGTACAAGAAACTCAGTCAATAGGTCTAAGGTGGTTATGCCTCATCGTACAGGTAGCAAACCTTATAGAGAGATTAATTACGAAATG GGAGGCAAAGATGGTAATCCACCAAACATGGCAATTATTTTCTTTGAGACTCATAAGAAGGACGATGAGCTTGTCGAACCTGAAACCATCGAAAAATAT GCTGAAATCCAAGAGCTGGTACAATCTGAACCGTCTCTTACTAATATTGAGGTAGTGGAAAGGTGCTTTGGACCTCAATGCAAAAGTCATGCAGTTGGATTTGGGGGTGGGATAATCGCTAAGGAGTTGAAAGGTGGTACCACCTCAAAGGCTGCATTGTTGGAAGAGCTTAAAAtaactaaaaagaaaaggaatcacTACAAAACCGCATGGATATTCTGGAGAGTAAATATGAACGGCTTGAACGTATATTGGTTCGTCAGCGTTCATCACCTCCACTAG